From the Triticum urartu cultivar G1812 chromosome 4, Tu2.1, whole genome shotgun sequence genome, the window GTATACACGTGATCTTCTAATAAGCATTTTAATTTCTGTCTGAATCAAACGCCTCACCGGCCCAATGCATGAAGTCAGGAAAACTTCATAATACACATATGATGGAGATGGTCAAAATCATGTGGAATGGGGTACGACGTGAGGGCTTGCTTGTTCACCAACCTCGCTGATTGTGTTGGACGAGCGGCCCCCATAGATCTGCaaccgagcacaacctgatgggGGCATGTACATGGACGCGCCCACGCCGACGTCGGCGAGCTTGATGGAGCCGGATTACATGGGGTCATTTCTTGCCTTGATGTCGCGCCCAGACGTCGGCGAGATTGACGGAGCCGGATTCCACGGGGTCATTTCTTGCCTTGATGTCACGACCATATATAAAGCCGCTCGAGGAGGTATGAAATCACGGCCGCTGCCGTTGCCTAACAATCCCTAACCATAAGTTCGAGCGAGCCTGACGGGTACGTGAGGGCAGAAGCGTGGACGGGCAATGCAATCTATTAGGCGTGAGTAAGGAGCGTGGTCGACTCAGGCATTATGCGTTGGACGAGACGCAAGTGACCTCCATCGGGCCGGTCCGGTCGGGAGAAGCCGTGAGGACTGGTTCACGAGAGAGAAAAATAAGCAGGAAAAAACCATCGATGTGGCATGCCAGCTAGACTTCACAATTGGGACCTGTCTGCCAGAACACTCATGAAATTTTAAACAGGGTAAATCGTGGCAGAACTTTTGTTAAATGGGGTAAAATGGATGAAATTTCGCTAAATGGGGTAAGTAGTATCAAAAATGTCAAAATAGGGGGTAAAAACCGGAATTCACTCTAGTTTTTTTGTGTGGCAAACTCTTAGTGCTATAATTTAGTTGGTCAGATTTGATCCTTTCAGATTCTTCTTCAGTTAAGCTGGCCCATACAGTATGCAAGCTTGTGCATCTGAAATTCTCAGTGTGCAGCACAAATTTTGGCTAGCTATTGCAATCACTGCATGCCTTTTGCACCTGCCACCACACTGATCTTACCCAGGAGGCAGGCAAGGATGGGGCCAAAGTTGGGCACCACACAGATCACCACAGAATATTTCAGGCCTCTTTGCGGAGGCCCTCCCTTGCCTTCGAAGCCAAGACCCCATCATCGTCCGAAACGAAACGAAATACACAACAACCAAACGGGAGCAGCACACGCGGTTCACAGCCATCATCACATTTCACAATCGCCCTCCCAAACGCCCCACTAAAACCCCACTTACGCGCGCAGACAAAACCCAACCCAACCCACGCCACAGCGTCGCGCACACTGACACACGCCACCTCGCTCGCTCTGTTAGCTCGGCACCACCCAGCTCCACGGGACACCATCGATCGACAACGACAATGAGGAGTGGCGGCCCTCTAGTTGGTTTGTTGGTGGTGCTCGTGGTCGtcggcggtggggcggcggcggccggggcgCCCGGGCGATGCACGACGTCGACGCCGGTGAAGGCGTACGCCAAGTGCATCGCGCTGCCGACGCAGGGCGCGACGCTGGCGTGGACGTACGACGCGCGCAACGCCACGCTCGACGCGGCCTTCACGGGCTCCTTCATCTCGCCGTCGGGCTGGGTGGCGTGGGGCGTCAACCAGGACGCGCCGGCCATGGCGGGGGCGCGCGTGGTCGCCGCCTTCTCCGACCCGTCCACGGGCGCGCTGCTCGCGCTCCCCTTCGTGCTCTCCGCCGACGTCAAGCTCCAGGCCAAGCCCCTGGTGTCCCGCCCGCTCGACATCCCGCTGCTGGCCTCCTCGGCGTCCCTCATCGCGCCGGCGCGCACCGTCCGCGACGGCGCGTCGGTGACCATCGCCGCCACCATCCGCCTCTCCCCGAACCGCACCAGGGTCCACTTCGTGTGGAACCGGGGCCTCTACGTGCAGGGCTACTCCCCGACCATCCACCCCACGGACGCCTCCGACCTGGCGTCGCACGCCACGGTCGACATCCTCACCACGGCCACGGAGTCGTCCCCGATCGCGTCCGCCAGGCTGCAGTGGGCGCACGGCTCCCTCAACGCGCTCTCCTGGGGCCTCCTGCTGCCAGTCGGCGCGGCCctggcgcggtacctccggcccTGCGCGTCGGCCGGCCCGGCGTGGTTCTACGGGCACGCGGCGGTGCAGGCGACGGGGTACGCGCTGGGGGCGGCCGGGTTCGCGCTGGGGATCGCGATGGGGGCGGCGTCGCCGGGGGTGACGTACAAGCTGCACCGCGGGCTGGGGAtcgcggcggcgacggcggggagCCTGCAGACGCTGGCGGTGTTCTTCCGGCCCAAGACGACGAACCGGTACCGCAAGTACTGGAAGTCGTACCACCACCTGGTGGGGTACGGGTGCGTGGTGGTCGGGGTGGTGAACGTGTTCCAGGGCTTCGAGGTCATGGGGCTCGGCGCCTCCTACTGGAAGCTCGGCTACTGCATGGCGCTGGCGACGCTCGTCGGCGGCTGCGTGGCGCTGGAGGTGAACGCCTGGGTGGTGTTCTGCCGGCGGCAGCACGAGGAGAAGCTCATGCGGCGGGAGGTCGAGGACGTCGTCGTCAAGGACAGGGCCGCCGCCTTCTAGCTAGCTAGCGCGCCCGCCTTGGTCGCCGCCGTCGCTCTGTTTTACAGCTCCGCCGCGGGCTTGGGAGACACGGCCACGTTGCCGGGGACAGGCAGTGCTTATTGGTTTGTCGGAAGGTGAGGGTGAATTCCTTCCCCGGCTGGTGTTGGCGTGTGCTCGTTGTACTATTTGTCACGTGGATGTCTTTCTCGTCCTAGTTCTTGTTCTATAGTTCTATATGATAGTACTtcctccctccgtttttatttactctgcatattagttttgatcaaagtcaagctttgtatactttgacaaagtttatagacaaaaatactaacatgtacaataacaaatcaatacctTTAGATTTAATATTGAATGTATTTTCGCATCATATAAATTTTTATGGTAAATATTTATATtcttttctataaacttggtcaaactttacgaagtttgaattcagtcaactctaatatgcggagtaaataaaaacggagggagtacatagaTAAATTCATGTACAAGCTGTTTCACCTTTTCAGTTTCTCAGTAAATTTTTGCACCTACTCGATTCTCGGTAAAGAAACCACGTAACGAATTGTGAATAAAGGTCTCCTTTGGTTCATGTGATAGGAATATCATGAAAATAGAAAAATCACAGAAATCGAGATGACATGTGTCTCAAATCCTATATTCGAAAAGACTTTCATCCTGCTTTATATATAAAGTAATGCAGGCAAACCGATACATAATGATGAGGAGGGCCTCTTATAGAGCAGATGAAAGGTAAAACATAAAAAAAAGGAGAATCCTCACCTACCACAAAAGCAACCTAGATTACCGAGTAAGAAGGAACAACTCGCCTCCAAGGAAAATCGCCCGGCCTCGTTGTGCCGCGCACACCAAGTTGTTATCGGAAAGGAATTATTTTTCCCTAGACGTCTCAAATTCTATAGGAAAATATATGTCATTTGGTTGTCCTTTTAGGGACATTTGATAAATTGGAACAGTAAGGGCTGGTTGTTTTGTGGTTTATTTGGAGCTGTGGAAATAAGCTATCCTCTATCCGGCTTATTTTAGAAGCCCAACCTAAAATTCTGTTACAGAAGCCTACAATGAAGCGCTAACTAGTAAGCTTCTAAAATAAAATTTTGGTTAAGCTTTTAGAATAAGTTGGATAGGGTGCAGCTTATTTTCACAGCCCCAAATAAGACACAAAAGAACTAGCCCTAAATAGATGTTGTTTGGTTCATATGATAGGATTATTTCCATTGGATCTTGGCTTTTTTTTCCTTTGAAATACAAAGGATATGTTTCTATCCTTTAAAGAAATAGGATTCTATTCATACAAACCAAAAGGCCAcacaaaaaatcctataaaattcctccaaaccaaaggagGACAAAAGGAGGCCCAGGCCTCGTCTCTGTTTGGTTGGAAGCTAATTTTGCCCACACATTTTATTCCACCAAACTCGTTTAACCCGACAGACAGAAGCAAAGCTCGCCTACAAGGATACATTCCAGAAAAATGAAACTTTTATTGAAGAAAAGCAAATAAAACACTTTCATAAAAATTCTCTTAGAATTGAGAAATTGGGTCTACCCAACAATGTGGTAGCAGTGGCTTGGGGAACCTTCTGCTAGGTTTTGGGAATGTTTCGTGCGGGGCTTCTTTTTACCCTTTTCTATGTTTTTTCTCTACCAATTTTATTgggtatttattttattttatttcgtTTTCCTGCTCATTTTTATATTTTTAAGTGTTTAAGTGACATGTTGATTTTTAATAGACATTGAATATTTTTCACATATAGGTTGAGATACACTTGAAATTTTTTCAAACTTTACATAAATGGTGAATATTTTTTGAACACACGCCGAACAATTTTAAGAACTGACATGAACATCTTTTAgaatgtgaacattttttaagcGTTACGAACTTTTCTTGAACGACATATTTTTTTTTCAtgttatgtactccctccattcctaaatataggTCTTTTTAGAGATTCTAGCAGaaactacatacagagcaaaataagtgaatctatactctaaagtatgtctatgtatgtagtccgtattgaaatatctaaaaagacatATATTTATAAACGGAGGGAGTGCATTTTTAAAATTTTGTGCACAAAAAATTATAAGTTGTGAAAATTTAATTGAACTTTTTATGTGCGGACCAATGTTTACATTTCCTGCGCCATTTTGAAAATTTTCTTGAAGAATTTTTTAAACACGTGCAGATTTTTGTTGAATGGTACCATTTTTTATGAatgtcatgaacatttttataaatgTGTGAACACATTTTTAAGAGGCATGAACATTCTTTTTAAAATGCCATGAACTTTTTTATAAATGTGTGAACATATTTTGAAGTGTAGTGAACATTCTATTTAAAATGTGCAAGCACTTTTTTTAGGTGCATGAAAAAATTACGGAGAGCATTTTTCTATAAAACGAAGATATTTTTAAAAATACATTTTTAGAGCAATTTCTTCAACATATATAAATATGAAGAGAAAATGTTAAAAAATTAAAAATTAAAAATCGCTGAAAAATCATACTTGTAGCTTTGCTAGCTGGGCCTGGCTGAAGGCGAGGCGGTAGTCGATCTCACTACAAGCAAGACATAGactttctcaaaaaaaaaacaagACATAGACGTGCCCCGTTTAACCATCCTATGCTGGTCAAAGAACGAGAGCAGATATTATTTGTATAGTTGGTTTGCAACGACGCATAAATATTTAGCCACACTTTGAATTTATTTATGGAATCTTGCCATATTTATTGTGGATGACATAAGGGTTTTACCGTTTATGTTTCTCAGAAAGAAGCCTTTTTCGCGcataaatttgaaaaaaatgaTCGTGAATACGAAAGGTTTatgaatttggatgagtttaaaTGGTTCATGAGGTTTAAAAAAgtttcacaaatttgaaaaaaaacgAATTTAAAAAATGGGAATTAAAAAACACAAATTTGAATGAAAAAGCCCCACACGTGAAATTAAAGAGGATTTTCGGTCCTCTACTCTACCAGCCAGAACCTAGAAAGACATTTCACAACCAACTTGACAGCTAGACTAAAAACACTGCTTATTCAGTGCACATACCATTTTGTAGAATACTTTTTTGACTATGTCGATAAAGTCTGATCATCTGCTTCAGTGCTTGCATTTCTGCGTAACTAGGGGCGCAAGTCCAGGACAACCTAGTTTCATAAAAGTTCATGACAAATAAAAGGAAAAgaggaaaaaaataaataaaagaaacaAACGAGTCCAAAAGCGGCCAAAAAACTGACAGGAAAAGAAAAACACAAATAACCAACTCTGAAAAAAACTGGCAAAAAACCGCACTACTTGTATGGTCCTAAGAGCATCTCTATCAGACCCCGTATAAGTGGTCAAACCCGCAAAATAACCGTTTTCTGCAGTTTCAGTCGAAAAAACGAGCCCAAACAAACCCTTTAAAATCGTCTGATCCTTAAAAAAAATTAATGGGCCCTGTAAACATGAACCCAAAACCCTCATATCTACAGTTTTGAAAACAACTTTACCAGGGCCCTGCATACCAATCAGCGTGACGGTTGAGGAATCTCTGCTTCCACCAATGCCATGAAGCTCGCCCGCCCGCACCGTGTGGATGCGAGCAAGCTAGCTAGACGGCCGCGCTAGCTGAATCGATttgagctagctagctagctacggCCGCGCTAGCTAGCTGTGAATCGATGCGAGCAAGCAAGCAAGCTAGCTACTGTCGCGCTAGGTAGCTAGCTGAGTCCGGCCGCGCGCGTTTGGCCTCCACCCGCGCGTCATGGCCGTCCCGCATCTCTCTCGTCCGTCCGTTCACCGGCTTCGTTTTGGTCGTGTCTTCTTCGTTCGCACGTCGGTCGTCGGTTGATTTTAAATTGGCGTGAGAAGAGAAGAGAAAGAGATATATTTAGAGAATATTTTTTTTACAGGTTGATTATACGAGTCTGAGTCTGACCTCGCCCGCGCCAGCCTGCATATGCATTTTTTCACGAACTGCAAAACACTTATGCGAGTTTGGATTTTACGGGGTCAGCTAGAGATTTATTTTTTTTGGACAagctagagatgctctaagtgGGCATATGCCTGCTGTGGGGGTGTGCGGCCCGTACAATTTGGCCTCTATTTGACACTAAATAGGATTTGACCACG encodes:
- the LOC125552589 gene encoding cytochrome b561 and DOMON domain-containing protein At2g04850: MRSGGPLVGLLVVLVVVGGGAAAAGAPGRCTTSTPVKAYAKCIALPTQGATLAWTYDARNATLDAAFTGSFISPSGWVAWGVNQDAPAMAGARVVAAFSDPSTGALLALPFVLSADVKLQAKPLVSRPLDIPLLASSASLIAPARTVRDGASVTIAATIRLSPNRTRVHFVWNRGLYVQGYSPTIHPTDASDLASHATVDILTTATESSPIASARLQWAHGSLNALSWGLLLPVGAALARYLRPCASAGPAWFYGHAAVQATGYALGAAGFALGIAMGAASPGVTYKLHRGLGIAAATAGSLQTLAVFFRPKTTNRYRKYWKSYHHLVGYGCVVVGVVNVFQGFEVMGLGASYWKLGYCMALATLVGGCVALEVNAWVVFCRRQHEEKLMRREVEDVVVKDRAAAF